One segment of Glandiceps talaboti chromosome 21, keGlaTala1.1, whole genome shotgun sequence DNA contains the following:
- the LOC144451256 gene encoding uncharacterized protein LOC144451256, which translates to MYFTGKSTLQKKRKADEAFASELPLANSMSSAPPLANKHYKPYDYLAYIELRQSVLRQFNPENIPFHQYATVMMVLDDMKETCKIKTPLGISVVGMAKVLRHIKSGNDDGRLVWKFTNVLAVWAPFFNLAFEKLQELNADLFEQLVKLLPHGKELPSVDQIIAIRNQVENSEEYIQDFLYFVELLAEVMHQQSTQPLSTSD; encoded by the exons ATGTATTTCACAGGGAAGAGTACACTACAGAAAAAGAGGAAAGCCGATGAAGCTTTTGCCAGTGAATTACCATTGGCAAATTCCATGTCATCTGCGCCTCCTTTGGCCAACAAGCATTACAAACCGTACGACTACTTGGCTTACATT GAACTCAGACAGAGTGTTCTCCGACAATTCAATCCAGAGAATATACCATTCCATCAGTATGCAACCGTTATGATGGTATTGGATGACATGAAAGAAACATGCAAAATCAAAACACCCTTGGGCATTTCTGTCGTTGGGATGGCCAAAGTTCTTCGTCACATCAAAAGCGGCAACGATGACGGACGGTTGGTGTGGAAGTTTACAAATGTACTGGCAGTATGGGCGCCGTTTTTTAACCTTGCATTTGAAAAACTGCAGGAACTGAATGCCGATTTGTTCGAACAGCTTGTTAAGCTTCTCCCTCATGGTAAAGAGCTTCCGAGTGTTGACCAAATCATTGCAATACGAAACCAAGTAGAAAACAGTGAGGAGTATATACAGGATTTTTTATACTTTGTGGAACTACTTGCAGAAGTGATGCACCAACAAAGTACACAGCCACTATCAACCAGTGACTAA